Within the Gloeocapsopsis sp. IPPAS B-1203 genome, the region GCTAGTCTCGCTTGAGCCTTACTTGAAAGTAGAACCGCTAGTGCCAATCGAGTTGCTGTTGCACGTTTGGGTAGTGGCATGTCAGGCGATAGACCCAGCAACCGATCGCCTGCTAGAGGCTTTGTTTCATCTGGTGTGGGTTCGGGGGCATTGGCAGCTCGTGACTCCCGCACAAAAGCAGGATACGACGAGCTGTCAGCCAATCGATACGAGCGCTGACTCATCTACTTGCAATGCAGCAATTGAGATTCACTCGCATGGAGCAATGGCAGCGTTTTTCTCTCCTACCGACGATCGGGACGAGTCATCGGGGTTTCGGCTCTATGGCGTGATGGGCAAGGTTCGTAGCCCAAGACCTCAAATGCTCGTGCGTGTGGGATTGTTTGGGCATTGCTGGCACGTACCACTTGCTCGGGTGTTTAACTTGAAAGGGGGGTGTTTCTTTGAGGATCTTAGTTTGCAAGATAGCCGCTACTACTACAACAAATGGGAGAACAGCAATGTCCCTCAACTATGACATCGTAGAGGCTGTTCCAGTCACGCTAGTCTACGATCGCGTCCACTTTTGGATTGTTGGGTGTGGAGGAACGGGGTCGTTCCTGGTTGGGCTGGTTGTCAGGATTGCACTAGATCTAATTCACTCTGGCAAGCCGACTAAGATTACGCTGGTAGACCCAGATCGAGTTGAAGCTAAAAACACAATTCGACAGTGCTTTTGCGAAGCAGAGATCGGGCGCAATAAGGCTCAAACGTTAGCGCTCCGCTACTCTCTAGCTCACAGTATTGAAATTGAGGCAGTACCATTAGCGTTTCAGCCCCAGTGGATTACTTACCAATCTTATTGGGGCGATCGCCCTAACACGCTAACAGTTTTGATCGGTTGCGTGGACAGGGCATCTGGGCGGCGATCACTCCATCAGGCTCTCGATCGCAACCACTATCGTAGCCAAAAAAGCGTGTGGTGGATTGACGCTGGCAATGGCGATCGTCACGGACAAGTGTTGGTTGGCTCTAGTCTTTCAGTCGAGCCAAAC harbors:
- a CDS encoding ThiF family adenylyltransferase; the protein is MSLNYDIVEAVPVTLVYDRVHFWIVGCGGTGSFLVGLVVRIALDLIHSGKPTKITLVDPDRVEAKNTIRQCFCEAEIGRNKAQTLALRYSLAHSIEIEAVPLAFQPQWITYQSYWGDRPNTLTVLIGCVDRASGRRSLHQALDRNHYRSQKSVWWIDAGNGDRHGQVLVGSSLSVEPNDYRFTKLGCLSLPSPGIQAPELLVDKPEELQENRLSCAELARLDRQNLVINAQAATVAAALALDLVNGELTRFAAYFDLRSGTEHRYITQKAVNEAIASSAQTNSMPSG
- a CDS encoding Mov34/MPN/PAD-1 family protein, with product MPIDYHQPLKGLVSLEPYLKVEPLVPIELLLHVWVVACQAIDPATDRLLEALFHLVWVRGHWQLVTPAQKQDTTSCQPIDTSADSSTCNAAIEIHSHGAMAAFFSPTDDRDESSGFRLYGVMGKVRSPRPQMLVRVGLFGHCWHVPLARVFNLKGGCFFEDLSLQDSRYYYNKWENSNVPQL